The Saxibacter everestensis genome has a window encoding:
- the pknB gene encoding Stk1 family PASTA domain-containing Ser/Thr kinase — translation MTNSADPLIGKLIDQRYLVAEIIARGGMAMVYLAEDTRLDRSVALKVMHSHLSSDGEFVSRFRREAKHAAGLSHPHLITVYDQGQDGDIVYLAMEYLPSITLRDRLRSGGALTPRDAITVLDGMLQGLAAAHNAYVIHRDVKPENVLLGHNGQVKLSDFGLARAVSTSTTTNTLIGTVGYVSPELVTRGATDARSDIYAVGIMFYELLTGEQPYRDTMPIQVAYRHVHDDVPAPSKLVPGLARDLDELVLWATARDPENRPVDAEALLGELRQVRSTLSDAELDFDPTGSRSLELAPTQAVQRPARRERTASAAHPGPDDARNIPLTATATIGTSKAAGRKSRKKIVALAALLVVLLLGGTTGWYFMAGPGATVAVPANLISETADDAETTLSATGLEAQTREVYDDDIRKGIVVDTSPEEGSRVPKDGSVTLMVSKGPELFAMPDVTGKSLDDAKDDIAGANLAVGKTSETYSEKVEAGLVIKQSVKEGSEERRGTKVDLEVSKGREPIAVPDLAGKSRQEAEQAIDDAGLKPKVTEEFSDSVAKGTVISQEPAATSTLYRGDTVNIAVSKGPEMIDVPDVVGQQEDQARKTLEEAGFKVKVEKILEGYFKTVRSQDPAGGGKAKSGSTVTITVV, via the coding sequence ATGACCAACTCTGCCGACCCCCTGATCGGGAAACTGATCGACCAGCGCTACCTGGTGGCAGAAATCATCGCACGAGGTGGGATGGCGATGGTCTATCTCGCCGAGGACACCCGTCTCGATCGCAGCGTCGCGCTCAAGGTGATGCACTCCCACCTGAGTTCGGATGGGGAGTTCGTCAGCCGGTTCCGCCGCGAGGCCAAACACGCCGCGGGGCTGTCCCATCCGCATCTCATCACTGTGTACGACCAGGGCCAGGACGGCGACATCGTCTATCTGGCGATGGAGTACCTGCCGAGCATCACTCTGCGGGACAGGCTGCGCTCCGGTGGCGCGCTTACCCCGCGGGACGCGATCACCGTACTGGACGGAATGCTCCAGGGGCTTGCTGCCGCGCACAACGCCTACGTGATCCACCGCGACGTCAAGCCGGAAAACGTACTGCTCGGCCACAACGGTCAGGTCAAACTCAGTGACTTCGGCCTGGCCCGAGCGGTCAGCACCTCGACGACAACGAACACGCTGATCGGCACCGTCGGCTACGTCTCCCCTGAACTCGTCACCCGCGGCGCGACGGACGCGCGCAGCGATATTTACGCCGTCGGCATCATGTTCTACGAACTGCTGACCGGTGAGCAGCCCTATCGCGATACGATGCCGATTCAGGTTGCTTACCGCCACGTCCACGATGACGTGCCGGCGCCGTCCAAGCTGGTTCCGGGTCTGGCGCGGGACCTCGACGAGCTCGTGCTCTGGGCGACCGCCCGGGATCCGGAGAACCGGCCGGTCGATGCTGAGGCGCTGCTCGGCGAGCTGAGGCAGGTCCGGTCGACGCTGAGCGACGCCGAACTGGACTTCGACCCGACCGGAAGCCGGTCCCTTGAGCTCGCGCCGACCCAGGCGGTGCAACGTCCGGCAAGGCGTGAGAGGACGGCATCTGCTGCCCATCCCGGCCCGGACGACGCGCGGAACATACCCCTGACCGCGACGGCAACGATCGGGACTTCGAAAGCGGCCGGCAGGAAGTCCCGGAAAAAGATCGTCGCGCTTGCCGCCCTGCTGGTCGTTCTGCTGCTTGGCGGAACAACCGGCTGGTACTTCATGGCCGGTCCGGGCGCTACCGTCGCGGTCCCGGCAAACCTGATCAGTGAAACCGCCGACGACGCCGAGACCACGCTCAGCGCGACCGGGCTGGAAGCCCAGACCCGCGAAGTTTATGACGACGACATCCGGAAGGGAATAGTCGTAGACACGTCGCCGGAGGAAGGCAGCAGGGTGCCGAAAGACGGCTCGGTGACCCTGATGGTGTCAAAGGGCCCGGAGCTTTTCGCAATGCCGGACGTCACCGGGAAGTCGTTGGATGACGCGAAGGACGACATCGCCGGCGCGAACCTGGCGGTAGGAAAAACCAGCGAGACATACAGCGAAAAGGTCGAAGCCGGCCTAGTGATCAAGCAGTCGGTCAAGGAGGGCAGCGAGGAACGACGAGGCACCAAGGTCGACCTTGAGGTTTCCAAGGGGCGCGAGCCGATCGCCGTCCCGGACCTTGCCGGCAAGTCACGCCAGGAGGCGGAGCAGGCGATCGACGACGCCGGACTCAAGCCGAAGGTGACCGAGGAATTCAGCGATAGTGTCGCAAAAGGCACAGTGATCAGCCAGGAACCTGCCGCCACTTCCACCCTGTACCGGGGTGACACGGTGAACATCGCGGTCTCCAAGGGTCCGGAGATGATCGATGTGCCCGATGTCGTCGGCCAGCAGGAAGACCAAGCCAGGAAAACTCTTGAGGAGGCCGGCTTCAAGGTCAAGGTTGAGAAGATCCTCGAAGGCTACTTCAAGACTGTGCGCAGTCAGGATCCGGCCGGCGGCGGGAAGGCCAAGTCGGGAAGCACCGTGACAATCACGGTTGTATAG
- a CDS encoding lytic transglycosylase encodes MNSGSNSAPTTPDSPRKGLRRTAFASTPLMVAAMLGSGSATAAAAETQPLPDETAAETTGAVSRWTSLRAGASTTDTAHGTATTGTGSTQSGGAAQAGAAQAGAAQAGGASTYTVRDGETVSAIALRLGVSTQDLLRANRLSSRTVVHPGRELTVPSSSQNASGTSDSARPAKDSYQVEAGDTLLGIALRHRTTVPALQKANGMGTSTLITIGQSIKLSGKGSVSDSPRTKAPDDLPHVPKKFAGRSYPDETVNAARINKKILLSQDLPSRSEMKSLVASTARANGVDPALALAVAEQESGFNMAAVSPANAIGTMQVIPASGRWASDLSGRKLNLLIPKDNVTAGVVILKKLLAESEDEPQAIASYYQGLTSVRENGMYDDTRRYVNSVRTLKSRY; translated from the coding sequence ATGAATTCAGGATCAAACAGTGCCCCGACCACGCCAGATTCGCCCCGGAAAGGCTTGAGGAGGACGGCGTTCGCCTCGACGCCGCTCATGGTGGCAGCCATGCTTGGTTCCGGTTCCGCGACAGCCGCAGCCGCCGAAACGCAGCCGCTCCCGGATGAAACGGCGGCCGAGACAACCGGCGCCGTCTCCCGATGGACATCGCTCCGGGCAGGCGCTTCCACCACGGATACCGCACACGGCACGGCTACGACCGGTACGGGGTCGACCCAGTCGGGCGGCGCGGCTCAGGCCGGCGCGGCTCAGGCCGGCGCGGCTCAGGCCGGTGGCGCCTCGACCTACACGGTGCGCGACGGGGAGACTGTCTCCGCTATCGCCCTGCGGCTCGGAGTCTCGACCCAGGACCTGCTGCGGGCCAACCGGCTGTCATCACGCACCGTGGTCCACCCCGGCAGGGAACTCACCGTGCCGTCCTCGTCGCAGAACGCTTCGGGAACGTCCGACTCGGCCCGGCCCGCGAAAGACAGCTATCAGGTCGAGGCCGGAGACACGTTGCTCGGAATTGCCCTGCGCCACCGCACGACGGTGCCGGCGTTGCAGAAAGCCAACGGGATGGGGACCTCGACGCTGATCACGATTGGCCAGTCCATCAAGCTCAGCGGCAAGGGGTCGGTCAGCGATTCGCCACGTACCAAGGCGCCGGACGACCTTCCGCACGTGCCGAAGAAGTTTGCCGGCCGCAGCTACCCGGACGAAACCGTCAACGCAGCCCGGATCAATAAGAAGATACTGCTCTCCCAGGATTTGCCCAGCAGGAGCGAGATGAAAAGCCTGGTCGCCTCCACTGCCCGCGCCAACGGAGTCGACCCGGCACTGGCACTGGCCGTTGCCGAACAGGAATCGGGGTTCAACATGGCCGCTGTATCCCCCGCGAACGCCATCGGCACGATGCAGGTCATTCCGGCTTCCGGCCGCTGGGCTTCCGACCTTTCGGGGCGCAAGCTGAACCTGCTGATCCCCAAAGACAACGTCACTGCCGGAGTGGTTATTCTTAAGAAACTCCTGGCCGAAAGCGAGGACGAGCCCCAGGCGATCGCAAGCTATTATCAGGGTCTTACCTCGGTGCGTGAGAACGGGATGTACGACGACACCCGCCGGTACGTGAACTCGGTCCGGACACTGAAGTCGAGATACTGA
- a CDS encoding Rv2175c family DNA-binding protein, which translates to MTEIENLVPEWLPLPDAAERLGLDIVRVRRLLEDGELLASRVGERNILKIPAAFLTDEGVLPSLKGTAVVLSDAGFGNDEIIRWLFTPDESLPGTPIDALRAGHKTEVRRRAQALAF; encoded by the coding sequence GTGACTGAGATAGAAAACCTGGTACCAGAATGGCTGCCCCTGCCGGATGCCGCGGAGCGGCTCGGCCTCGACATTGTGCGAGTTCGACGGCTGCTGGAGGACGGCGAGCTACTCGCCTCCCGGGTGGGCGAACGAAACATCCTGAAGATTCCAGCGGCATTCCTGACCGATGAAGGCGTGTTGCCCTCACTCAAGGGAACCGCGGTGGTGCTCTCGGATGCCGGTTTCGGCAACGACGAAATCATCAGGTGGCTGTTCACCCCGGATGAGTCGCTGCCCGGTACCCCGATCGACGCGCTGCGAGCCGGACACAAAACCGAGGTACGACGCCGGGCCCAGGCGCTGGCGTTCTAG
- a CDS encoding polyprenyl synthetase family protein: MASSLAEIRRTIDDILQDFLTRQRTQLEQISPAALSLIDSVEPLLGRGKRIRAALCVWGFEAASALSATADDSDRSGIAADPVPSTVGINQAAASLELLHAAALVHDDLMDNSDTRRGLPATHRWFEATHLRQRLAGDAEAFGQAGALIVGDLCLGWSEELYGSCGIPTAFTPNVLAVRDRMRADVMVGQYLDILGQVDPQQGPAAQLAAKKVLRYKSAKYSVEHPLLLGAALAGAPEELLARLSGFGLPLGEAFQLRDDVLGVFGDPDQTGKPAGDDLREGKRTLLVAFALEKADARGAAVIERLLGDPSLDAAGVETLRGILQETGALRRTEELINALAEQSQAALDDIALGTSTGAAGNGENVTERPAAAEVLGTLAGFIDTVTDRTS; encoded by the coding sequence ATGGCCAGCTCCCTCGCCGAGATTCGGCGCACGATAGACGACATCCTGCAGGATTTCCTGACCCGCCAGCGCACACAGCTTGAGCAGATCTCGCCGGCTGCGCTTTCGCTGATCGACTCGGTTGAACCCCTGCTCGGGCGCGGGAAGCGGATCCGTGCCGCCCTGTGCGTCTGGGGGTTCGAGGCCGCCTCGGCTCTCTCCGCTACGGCAGACGACTCTGACCGGTCGGGCATCGCCGCTGACCCAGTGCCGTCCACGGTTGGAATCAACCAGGCCGCGGCATCACTTGAGTTGCTGCACGCCGCTGCCCTGGTGCACGACGACCTGATGGACAACTCCGATACCCGACGGGGCCTGCCTGCGACCCACCGCTGGTTCGAGGCGACGCACCTCAGGCAGCGACTTGCCGGCGATGCCGAAGCGTTCGGCCAGGCCGGAGCGCTGATCGTCGGCGACCTATGCCTGGGTTGGAGCGAGGAGCTGTACGGCTCGTGCGGCATCCCGACGGCATTCACCCCGAACGTGCTCGCCGTCCGTGACCGGATGCGGGCCGACGTCATGGTTGGCCAATACCTCGACATTCTTGGCCAGGTCGATCCGCAGCAGGGCCCCGCCGCCCAGCTGGCAGCGAAAAAAGTTCTGCGCTACAAGTCAGCCAAGTACTCGGTGGAACACCCATTGCTTCTGGGTGCTGCCCTGGCCGGCGCGCCGGAAGAACTGCTGGCCAGGCTCTCCGGTTTCGGGCTCCCGTTGGGCGAGGCGTTTCAGCTTCGCGATGACGTGCTCGGCGTTTTCGGCGATCCGGACCAGACCGGGAAGCCCGCCGGCGATGACCTGCGGGAGGGCAAGCGGACGCTGTTGGTCGCCTTCGCGCTGGAAAAGGCGGACGCCCGTGGGGCCGCAGTGATCGAGCGTCTGCTCGGAGATCCGTCGCTGGATGCTGCAGGCGTGGAAACGCTGCGCGGCATCCTGCAGGAAACCGGGGCACTACGCCGCACCGAGGAGCTGATCAATGCCCTTGCCGAGCAAAGCCAGGCCGCGCTGGACGATATTGCCCTCGGCACCAGTACGGGCGCTGCCGGAAACGGTGAGAACGTCACAGAACGCCCGGCCGCGGCAGAGGTACTTGGCACCCTGGCGGGATTCATCGACACCGTGACGGACCGAACCAGCTAA
- a CDS encoding TetR/AcrR family transcriptional regulator, whose protein sequence is MTTREKIYESAVVLIAEHGYAATTIDEIAAKAEVAKGTVYYNFGSKEELFRQLLGYGVDLLTSRMTEVSKGLKGTAALDAIFTEVLQRASKTPAFMQLLFTEMYRTGRAWQDTLLFVRENVLGVIRNVIAEGKESGEFDPSVDPETASAAAMGALAIAILDWLAYHPSTPVDELHKSVSQLLLRGLVG, encoded by the coding sequence ATGACGACCCGCGAGAAGATCTACGAGTCGGCGGTGGTGCTGATCGCCGAGCACGGGTATGCGGCAACCACTATCGACGAGATAGCCGCCAAGGCCGAAGTCGCCAAGGGCACGGTGTACTACAACTTCGGCTCCAAGGAGGAACTATTCCGTCAGCTGCTGGGGTACGGCGTCGACCTGCTGACCAGCCGGATGACCGAGGTCAGCAAGGGACTTAAGGGCACGGCGGCGCTTGACGCCATTTTCACTGAGGTACTGCAGCGGGCGTCGAAAACACCGGCGTTCATGCAGCTGCTCTTCACCGAAATGTACCGAACCGGCCGGGCCTGGCAGGACACCCTGCTGTTCGTCCGGGAGAACGTGCTTGGCGTGATCCGGAACGTGATTGCCGAAGGCAAGGAGAGCGGCGAGTTCGACCCTTCTGTCGATCCGGAAACGGCCTCGGCTGCCGCAATGGGCGCGCTGGCGATCGCCATCCTGGACTGGCTCGCTTACCATCCGTCGACCCCCGTGGACGAGCTGCACAAGAGCGTGTCCCAGCTACTGCTGCGCGGGCTTGTAGGCTAA